One Thermoanaerobaculia bacterium genomic region harbors:
- the eno gene encoding phosphopyruvate hydratase produces the protein MFIIEEVFAQEILDSRGKPTLEATVLLSGGVEASAAVPSGASTGSREALELRDGDERYGGQGVLKAVHHVNGPLAEAVMGIDARDQAFVDRLMIEADDTANKSKLGANAILSVSLAVARAAAAASDLPLFRYIGGLHATTLPIPMMNVINGGVHADNNLDIQEFMIVPRGFPTYSRALRAAAETFQALKVLLKAKGLSTSVGDEGGFAPDLGNHRQALDLILEAVEKAGYRSGEEIVLALDVAASELYRDGKYSLPTEGMNGVTAEDMVAFYRDLVEAYPIVSIEDGMAEDDWDGWGLLTRELGAKTTIVGDDLFVTNESILKDGIEKAIANAILIKLNQIGTVSETIRTIQLARRHGYLTVVSHRSGETEDSFIADFSVGMTASHIKTGSLSRSDRLAKYNQLLRIEHDLGDDARYAGTAW, from the coding sequence ATGTTCATAATCGAAGAGGTTTTTGCGCAGGAAATTCTCGATTCCCGGGGAAAACCTACCCTTGAAGCTACGGTTCTCCTCTCGGGAGGTGTGGAAGCCAGTGCCGCGGTTCCCTCCGGCGCATCGACGGGAAGCCGTGAGGCGCTCGAATTGCGGGATGGCGATGAACGATACGGAGGTCAGGGCGTGCTGAAGGCTGTTCACCACGTCAACGGCCCTCTGGCCGAAGCGGTGATGGGAATCGACGCCCGGGATCAGGCCTTTGTGGATCGTCTGATGATTGAGGCGGACGATACGGCCAATAAATCAAAGTTGGGCGCAAACGCTATTCTTTCCGTATCCCTTGCCGTAGCCAGAGCCGCCGCTGCAGCCAGTGACCTTCCTCTCTTCCGCTACATCGGAGGTCTCCATGCTACGACCTTACCCATCCCCATGATGAATGTAATCAATGGAGGAGTTCACGCCGATAATAACCTCGACATTCAGGAATTCATGATTGTTCCCCGGGGATTTCCGACCTATTCCCGTGCCCTGCGGGCTGCTGCCGAGACGTTCCAGGCTCTCAAAGTTCTCCTGAAGGCAAAGGGTCTCTCCACTTCCGTGGGGGATGAAGGCGGATTCGCACCTGATCTGGGCAACCATCGTCAGGCTCTCGATCTTATTCTGGAAGCCGTCGAAAAGGCCGGATATCGTTCCGGTGAAGAAATTGTTCTTGCCCTTGATGTTGCGGCGAGCGAGCTCTATCGGGATGGGAAATACTCACTCCCCACCGAGGGTATGAACGGTGTGACCGCGGAGGATATGGTTGCATTTTACCGGGACCTGGTGGAAGCCTACCCCATTGTATCCATCGAAGACGGGATGGCTGAAGACGACTGGGATGGGTGGGGCCTTCTCACGCGGGAACTGGGTGCGAAAACGACGATCGTCGGTGATGACCTCTTTGTTACCAATGAATCGATCTTAAAGGACGGAATAGAAAAAGCCATCGCAAACGCCATTCTGATCAAGCTGAATCAGATCGGAACCGTTTCAGAGACCATTCGAACCATTCAATTGGCCCGCCGACATGGCTATCTGACGGTCGTATCCCATCGAAGCGGTGAAACCGAGGACTCCTTTATTGCCGATTTTTCTGTCGGAATGACCGCATCGCACATTAAAACCGGATCCCTCTCCCGTTCAGATCGACTGGCAAAATATAACCAGCTTCTCCGCATCGAGCACGATCTGGGCGACGATGCACGTTATGCAGGAACAGCCTGGTAA
- a CDS encoding VWA domain-containing protein has translation MVTVRYVMFNVSVTDAYGKPQTHLRRDDFTMWVDLNQVRFDHFSHDFSAPVSTLILLDDSGSMDLGRRPNMVKAVIQQFLRQWREGDEHALISFQNRSMHTEIPFPGSKRGFFDFLAQSKPRGQTALYDALLAVQDEIQKGSNERKQIILITDSHDNYSSVPPGTAIQIIQELEVPVHVICVPLSEREPLEIKFLLSLAKYTGGTLHVLKRESEIEEAVSQILALVHHQYLLGFAPDTSKEVQYRRVQIDVKGKHIIRTRKGYKGYPPRTQ, from the coding sequence GTGGTCACCGTTCGGTATGTCATGTTTAACGTATCGGTGACGGATGCCTATGGAAAACCGCAGACTCACCTGAGAAGGGACGATTTCACCATGTGGGTGGATCTGAATCAGGTGAGGTTTGATCACTTCTCTCACGATTTTTCAGCTCCCGTTTCAACGCTCATTCTGCTGGATGATTCCGGGAGTATGGATCTGGGACGCCGTCCCAACATGGTGAAGGCCGTGATCCAGCAATTTCTTCGTCAGTGGAGAGAGGGGGATGAACACGCGCTAATCTCCTTTCAAAACCGATCCATGCATACGGAAATCCCCTTTCCGGGGAGCAAAAGGGGCTTTTTTGATTTCCTGGCTCAATCCAAACCGCGCGGGCAGACGGCATTATACGATGCGCTTCTGGCAGTTCAGGATGAAATACAGAAAGGGTCCAACGAAAGAAAACAGATCATTTTAATCACGGACAGCCATGATAATTATTCCAGTGTCCCTCCGGGTACAGCGATTCAGATTATTCAGGAGCTGGAGGTGCCCGTTCATGTGATCTGTGTCCCTCTTTCGGAACGCGAACCACTTGAAATCAAGTTTTTACTTTCCCTGGCTAAATATACGGGAGGAACGCTTCATGTTCTGAAGAGAGAATCGGAGATCGAGGAAGCCGTATCTCAAATTCTGGCCCTCGTCCACCATCAGTACCTTCTGGGATTTGCTCCGGATACTTCAAAGGAGGTACAATATCGAAGAGTTCAGATCGATGTGAAAGGCAAGCATATTATTCGCACCAGAAAAGGTTATAAGGGCTACCCGCCCCGAACACAATAA
- a CDS encoding PTS sugar transporter subunit IIA: MLDKPPSFVDDSSMDDMLLTVKELSAYLRLGEDKINSMADKGDIPAVKVAEDWRFPKEKIDLWIEQKLPEEFAIDFESMPPALLDVPLINFIPRCGILVDLATTEKDKVLQRLTRTAHTCGCIADPGWFYANLKEREEMVSTAQEGGVAFLHTRHRNPRNIMRPFLLLALSPEGILWGAPDDQPTHVFFVLGLRYDALHLKVLSQLARMTRKNLVPSLLDGKDEEGVVEVMNQIEKECPRK, encoded by the coding sequence ATGCTTGACAAACCTCCTTCTTTTGTCGATGATAGTTCCATGGATGACATGTTGCTTACTGTAAAAGAACTCTCAGCTTATCTTCGCCTGGGTGAGGACAAGATTAATTCCATGGCTGACAAGGGAGATATTCCCGCCGTAAAGGTCGCCGAAGACTGGCGCTTCCCCAAGGAGAAGATTGACCTCTGGATTGAACAGAAACTTCCTGAGGAATTTGCCATTGATTTTGAATCGATGCCTCCGGCCCTGCTGGATGTCCCTCTGATCAACTTTATCCCCCGGTGCGGCATCCTTGTCGATCTGGCTACAACCGAAAAGGACAAGGTACTTCAGAGACTGACGCGCACTGCGCATACCTGCGGTTGCATCGCCGACCCTGGCTGGTTTTACGCAAACCTGAAAGAAAGAGAAGAGATGGTTTCCACCGCACAGGAAGGAGGAGTTGCCTTTCTTCATACACGGCATAGAAATCCAAGAAACATCATGCGCCCCTTCCTTCTTCTTGCCCTGTCCCCCGAAGGAATACTCTGGGGTGCGCCCGACGATCAACCTACTCATGTGTTTTTTGTCCTCGGCCTGCGTTATGATGCACTTCATCTGAAGGTTCTTTCCCAGCTGGCCAGAATGACCCGTAAAAATCTTGTTCCCTCCCTGCTGGACGGAAAGGATGAAGAGGGGGTAGTGGAGGTCATGAATCAAATCGAAAAGGAATGCCCAAGAAAATAG
- a CDS encoding response regulator: MITILLVDDMKHFLNLERSFLKRSDCRIVTATTGLEAIKVARAVLPDVVLLDVEMPEMNGIEATRILKNLPETRSIPIVIISSLSVRDEALQAGANDFHQKPIDEDGFLALVQNHVHLPIRRESRLVVDIPAHFYLNEQKWPGTIRDLSLHGCQMEAVYRPPLGELILLDFQLSRNSNSKQIRQEAYIVRETLGGFGCSFHEVSTGTELFLDEFMNPESPGGE, encoded by the coding sequence GTGATCACCATCTTACTCGTAGATGACATGAAGCATTTTCTCAATCTGGAACGTTCTTTTCTAAAGCGTTCAGATTGCAGGATTGTGACTGCAACCACAGGTCTCGAAGCCATCAAGGTTGCGCGGGCGGTCCTGCCGGACGTCGTCCTACTGGATGTAGAAATGCCCGAAATGAACGGCATTGAAGCGACCAGGATTCTGAAGAATTTACCGGAGACGCGTTCGATTCCGATTGTCATTATTTCCAGTCTGAGTGTCCGCGACGAGGCGCTACAGGCTGGAGCCAATGACTTTCACCAGAAACCCATTGATGAAGATGGATTCCTGGCCCTCGTTCAAAACCATGTTCATCTTCCCATTCGCCGGGAATCCAGGCTGGTCGTCGACATTCCTGCCCATTTCTATCTGAACGAGCAGAAATGGCCCGGGACGATCCGGGACCTCTCCCTCCATGGCTGCCAGATGGAAGCTGTGTACCGCCCGCCCCTGGGTGAGCTGATCCTGCTCGATTTTCAGCTGTCCCGGAACAGTAATTCCAAACAGATTCGGCAGGAGGCTTACATTGTTCGAGAGACCTTAGGAGGCTTTGGTTGCTCATTTCATGAAGTAAGCACGGGAACGGAACTCTTTCTTGACGAATTCATGAATCCGGAGTCTCCGGGAGGTGAATGA
- a CDS encoding saccharopine dehydrogenase C-terminal domain-containing protein, with the protein MKKALILGAGLVTKPIVDYLLSRENVLVTVASRTVSKAEKLVNKHPRGTAIPLNVENDLELDRLVSEHDVTISLVPYAYHVKVAKLCIKYKKDMVTTSYISPEMRALDGEAREAGILILNELGLDPGIDHMSAMKIIHDVEDRGGKIISFKSYCGALPAPEANTNPWGYKFTWSPRGVLLASGNTAKYLWDGSVVDVPSARLFYDFHKVHVDGVGELEAYPNRNSVQYIDLYGLHETQDMYRGTFRNPGWCPLMQKVVGLGLLTLNEIDVTGKTYRQFMAELVGCSPSDDVRARAAEKLGIQGDSPEMEKLAWAGVFEDRPINMSNSTPLDVLFSLLSHKLAIHEGERDMIVLFHNFIAQFEDRKERITSTMIDFGIPNGDTAVARTVSLPAAVGTHLIMDGAITTKGVHMPNLPEFYNPILEELETLHITCKERTFPL; encoded by the coding sequence ATGAAGAAAGCACTCATCCTGGGAGCCGGCCTTGTCACAAAACCCATTGTCGACTACCTGCTATCCAGGGAAAACGTCCTGGTGACTGTTGCCTCTCGAACGGTTTCCAAAGCGGAAAAGCTTGTCAACAAGCATCCCAGGGGTACGGCAATTCCACTCAACGTGGAGAATGACCTCGAACTGGACCGCCTGGTTTCGGAACATGACGTGACGATCAGCCTCGTACCCTACGCATACCATGTCAAGGTCGCCAAACTCTGCATCAAGTACAAGAAGGACATGGTGACAACGTCGTACATCTCACCAGAGATGCGTGCCCTCGATGGTGAAGCCAGAGAGGCCGGAATCCTCATCCTGAACGAACTGGGACTTGATCCCGGCATCGACCATATGTCCGCCATGAAGATCATCCACGATGTAGAGGATCGCGGAGGAAAGATCATCAGCTTTAAATCCTACTGTGGCGCATTGCCCGCTCCCGAGGCCAACACCAATCCCTGGGGATACAAATTCACCTGGTCCCCCCGCGGGGTCCTTTTAGCATCCGGGAATACGGCAAAATATCTTTGGGATGGATCCGTTGTCGACGTTCCATCTGCAAGGCTCTTCTATGATTTTCACAAGGTTCACGTGGACGGAGTGGGTGAACTGGAAGCCTATCCCAACCGAAATTCTGTTCAGTATATCGACCTCTATGGTCTTCATGAGACTCAGGACATGTATCGCGGAACCTTTCGAAATCCCGGATGGTGCCCGCTGATGCAGAAGGTCGTCGGGCTTGGTCTGTTAACTCTGAATGAAATCGACGTCACCGGAAAGACCTACCGCCAGTTCATGGCCGAGCTCGTCGGATGCTCTCCATCGGATGACGTGAGAGCCAGAGCGGCTGAAAAACTGGGGATTCAAGGTGACAGTCCTGAGATGGAAAAACTTGCATGGGCCGGTGTTTTTGAAGATCGGCCGATCAACATGAGCAATTCCACGCCCCTGGACGTTCTCTTCTCCCTGCTCAGCCATAAACTTGCGATACATGAAGGAGAGCGGGACATGATCGTCCTCTTCCATAATTTTATCGCCCAGTTTGAGGATCGCAAAGAACGGATCACATCCACAATGATCGATTTTGGCATTCCCAATGGAGACACGGCCGTTGCTCGAACCGTATCTCTGCCGGCGGCGGTCGGAACGCACCTGATCATGGATGGAGCCATTACAACGAAGGGTGTTCACATGCCAAACCTTCCCGAGTTCTACAACCCCATCCTCGAAGAGCTCGAAACCCTTCATATTACCTGTAAAGAGCGAACCTTTCCTCTGTAG
- a CDS encoding bifunctional lysine ketoglutarate reductase /saccharopine dehydrogenase family protein: MPNIIGIRREDKNQWERRVSLTPDDVAALIQSLDAEFVVQPSPIRIFTDQAYADAGARLSEDLSSCNIVMGVKEMPSEVFLSGKTYIFFSHTIKGQSYNMPMLRKLLQQKCTLIDYEKIEDEQKRRLVFFGIHAGYAGMIDGLWMLGQRLKTEGFSTPFEQIRQAKEYPSLEEAKKAIAAVGQECLATPLPPALTPMVFGFAGYGHVSAGAQEVFDVLPHKVITPSDLLSYGKSGFPDSTLFYKVIFKEEHLVAPLEPDHPFELQEYYDHPERFKGMFHQYLPHLTLLINCIFWTPSYPRLITRQQVRDLYASGQPKFRGVSDISCDPNGSIEFNLHCTDSGNPVYVYLTDEDRVIDGFEGNGPAVLAIDNLPCELPFEASTYFSSVLRDFMPSLIACDFTKPAESLGLPDPLMRALIVHRGEFTAPFRYMKTFIE, translated from the coding sequence ATGCCTAACATCATCGGAATTCGAAGGGAAGATAAGAACCAGTGGGAACGGCGCGTATCCCTCACTCCCGACGATGTGGCAGCGTTGATTCAGAGCCTTGATGCGGAATTTGTTGTCCAACCTTCCCCGATCCGTATTTTTACGGACCAGGCGTACGCGGATGCGGGAGCCCGTCTGAGCGAGGATTTGAGCTCATGCAATATTGTCATGGGCGTCAAGGAAATGCCTTCGGAGGTTTTTCTTTCGGGGAAAACCTATATCTTCTTTTCCCATACCATCAAGGGCCAATCCTACAACATGCCCATGCTCCGCAAACTTCTCCAGCAGAAATGCACCTTGATTGATTACGAAAAAATTGAGGACGAACAAAAGAGGCGTCTCGTTTTCTTTGGCATTCATGCAGGGTACGCGGGCATGATCGATGGACTCTGGATGCTGGGGCAGCGTTTGAAGACAGAGGGATTTTCCACACCTTTCGAGCAGATCCGCCAGGCCAAGGAATACCCTTCCCTTGAGGAAGCCAAAAAGGCAATCGCTGCGGTCGGTCAGGAATGTTTGGCCACACCTCTTCCTCCTGCTCTCACACCCATGGTGTTTGGGTTTGCGGGATATGGCCATGTTTCCGCAGGGGCTCAGGAAGTCTTCGATGTTCTCCCCCATAAAGTCATTACCCCTTCGGACCTTCTTTCTTATGGAAAGAGCGGTTTTCCTGACTCGACCCTCTTCTACAAAGTCATTTTCAAAGAAGAGCATCTCGTAGCCCCGCTTGAGCCGGATCATCCTTTCGAATTACAGGAATATTACGACCATCCGGAACGATTCAAAGGCATGTTCCACCAGTACCTTCCCCATCTGACCCTGCTGATCAACTGTATTTTCTGGACCCCATCCTATCCCCGACTGATTACCCGTCAGCAGGTACGGGATCTCTATGCTTCCGGTCAGCCGAAATTCCGAGGGGTTTCGGACATCAGCTGTGACCCGAACGGCTCGATCGAATTCAATCTTCACTGCACGGATTCCGGGAATCCGGTCTATGTCTACCTCACCGATGAGGACAGGGTCATTGACGGATTTGAGGGAAACGGCCCGGCGGTCCTTGCCATCGATAATCTGCCGTGTGAATTACCCTTTGAGGCTTCAACCTATTTTTCCAGTGTTCTGCGTGACTTCATGCCTTCCCTGATTGCCTGCGACTTCACGAAACCCGCAGAATCGCTGGGATTGCCCGACCCGCTCATGCGGGCTCTCATTGTTCATCGTGGGGAGTTTACAGCTCCCTTCCGTTATATGAAAACATTTATTGAATGA
- a CDS encoding TIGR01777 family oxidoreductase: MIPERVVIAGGTGFIGGFFVNYLLSLGSSVTVITRFPKPYSSSQPSLSTVTWNDCLASHLEQCDLVVNLSGEPLLGHRWTSRVKRSLFHSRVDTTLRLAREIRQTSSPPPVFLSCSAIGYYGDAGDTWLDEKARPGKDFLSQLCVSWEEAASSISTDRTRVVTLRFGVVLHPSGGMLAHLIPIFRTGLGGPVGTGKQWLSWVSMKDTMGLMLHAWASPQLSGPLNVVSPSPLRQKEFAKQLGASYRRPSWIPVPALLLKLLFGQASGVLLGSQRVRPARAEMTGYSFHHATLCSEVFKGSQDMCALL; this comes from the coding sequence ATGATTCCTGAACGTGTTGTAATTGCGGGCGGGACAGGATTTATCGGAGGTTTCTTTGTGAATTACCTCCTTTCCCTGGGATCCTCAGTGACAGTTATCACTCGATTTCCAAAGCCCTATTCCTCATCCCAGCCTTCCCTGTCCACAGTTACCTGGAACGATTGTCTTGCTTCGCATCTGGAGCAGTGTGATCTGGTTGTAAATCTTTCGGGAGAACCTCTGCTGGGGCACCGTTGGACTTCCAGAGTAAAACGTTCGCTTTTTCATAGCCGCGTGGACACCACGCTGAGGCTTGCAAGGGAGATCCGTCAGACATCTTCTCCCCCTCCGGTTTTTCTTTCCTGCTCTGCAATTGGATATTACGGAGATGCGGGAGACACCTGGCTGGATGAAAAGGCACGCCCAGGAAAGGATTTTCTCAGTCAGCTGTGCGTATCGTGGGAGGAGGCTGCTTCCTCTATTTCCACCGATCGTACCCGTGTTGTCACTCTCCGCTTTGGGGTCGTGTTGCATCCATCTGGCGGTATGCTGGCCCATCTGATTCCCATTTTCCGCACAGGACTGGGTGGGCCTGTCGGAACTGGAAAGCAATGGCTTTCATGGGTTTCCATGAAAGATACGATGGGTCTGATGCTCCATGCCTGGGCTTCTCCCCAGCTTTCGGGTCCCCTCAATGTCGTTTCCCCATCCCCTCTTCGCCAGAAGGAATTTGCCAAACAGCTTGGGGCTTCGTACCGGCGTCCGTCCTGGATTCCAGTCCCGGCCCTTCTGTTGAAACTTCTATTCGGACAGGCGTCCGGTGTTCTTCTGGGAAGTCAGCGCGTCCGCCCTGCACGGGCGGAGATGACCGGCTACTCTTTCCACCACGCAACCTTATGCTCTGAAGTATTCAAAGGATCTCAGGATATGTGCGCCCTGCTTTAG
- a CDS encoding phosphoglucomutase/phosphomannomutase family protein — translation MIRFGTSGWRAIIGDEFTFENVRKVTQAIANHLIRTSPENLKILIGYDTRFLSDRFAREAAGVFAGNGFAVGLSDRDAPTPVIAHAIREGGYRGGINFTASHNPSVYNGLKFSTADGAPAPPEITGAIEKEICKVSEVRIAPPALMDERVQIVDLRPSYLKKIESMIDVDVLHSSKLRVGYDALYGTSREYLDHLCLENGVEVTSIHNYLDPYFGGATPDCKAENLTELKKIVVDKKLDLGLATDGDADRFGIVDHTGHYVYPNYILAMLAFYLTRERKWRMGLGRTVATTHMIDRIADYFDIPVYETPVGFKYLGEKFIAGEIHFGGEESAGLSVTGHVPEKDGIIADLLVAEMVAREGVPLETLLQRLFDQFGPLYSKRIDLELTPQRHAEASNRLQDVGDHLGDFSIVRRDDTDGLKCYGEDGSWVLFRLSGTEPIVRIYAESEKQSKVKRLLNLAKSYMEED, via the coding sequence ATGATACGTTTTGGTACCTCCGGCTGGCGTGCGATTATTGGTGACGAATTTACATTTGAAAATGTTCGAAAGGTCACACAGGCGATTGCAAATCATCTGATTAGGACCTCACCGGAAAATTTGAAGATCCTGATCGGCTACGATACGCGGTTTCTATCCGATCGATTTGCTCGAGAAGCCGCCGGTGTGTTTGCCGGAAATGGATTTGCCGTAGGGTTGAGCGACCGGGATGCACCGACACCTGTGATTGCCCATGCCATTCGAGAAGGAGGGTATCGGGGAGGGATCAACTTTACTGCATCCCACAATCCTTCTGTGTATAACGGACTGAAGTTTTCCACAGCGGATGGCGCTCCTGCTCCTCCAGAAATAACAGGAGCCATCGAAAAGGAGATCTGTAAGGTATCCGAGGTGCGTATCGCACCTCCTGCTTTGATGGATGAGAGGGTTCAGATTGTGGATTTACGACCTTCCTATCTGAAGAAGATCGAATCCATGATCGATGTCGATGTTCTTCATTCTTCCAAATTACGTGTTGGATACGATGCCCTGTACGGCACAAGCAGGGAGTATCTGGATCATTTATGCCTTGAAAACGGCGTGGAAGTCACCTCAATCCATAACTACCTGGATCCATATTTTGGGGGTGCGACGCCGGACTGCAAAGCCGAAAACCTTACAGAACTGAAGAAAATTGTGGTGGACAAGAAACTGGACCTGGGACTGGCAACCGATGGAGATGCGGATCGATTCGGGATTGTTGACCATACAGGTCACTATGTTTATCCCAATTACATTCTTGCCATGCTGGCCTTCTATCTGACCCGGGAAAGGAAGTGGAGAATGGGGCTCGGCCGTACTGTGGCAACCACACATATGATCGATCGGATCGCAGACTATTTTGACATCCCGGTATATGAAACCCCTGTGGGATTCAAATATCTTGGAGAAAAGTTTATTGCGGGAGAAATTCACTTTGGAGGAGAGGAGAGCGCCGGGTTGAGTGTTACAGGTCATGTTCCAGAGAAAGACGGCATTATTGCGGATCTCCTTGTTGCGGAGATGGTTGCGCGCGAAGGTGTTCCTCTTGAAACGCTGTTACAACGTCTTTTTGATCAATTCGGTCCTCTCTATTCCAAGAGGATTGATCTGGAACTTACCCCCCAGCGCCATGCGGAAGCTTCCAATCGACTTCAGGATGTCGGGGATCATCTGGGGGATTTCTCCATTGTCCGACGGGATGACACGGACGGTCTCAAATGTTACGGCGAAGATGGATCATGGGTTCTTTTCCGGCTTTCAGGAACAGAGCCTATCGTGAGAATTTACGCGGAGAGCGAAAAGCAGTCTAAAGTTAAGCGATTGCTTAATCTGGCAAAAAGCTACATGGAGGAGGACTAA
- a CDS encoding cytidine/deoxycytidylate deaminase family protein, with amino-acid sequence MARISWDHYFMAIARQVSSRSTCPRRSVGAVIVRDRTILSTGYNGSVRGMPHCEDVGCLLENNHCVTTVHAEANAILQAAFNGVSIKDADIYSTSQPCWNCFKLIVNSGIRRVFYMDAYADERTFRFAEASGISLIHLPETPDS; translated from the coding sequence ATGGCAAGGATATCCTGGGATCACTATTTTATGGCGATTGCACGGCAGGTTTCATCCCGGTCAACGTGCCCCCGAAGAAGTGTCGGAGCCGTAATCGTTCGGGACAGAACCATTCTGTCGACCGGATATAATGGGTCGGTTCGCGGTATGCCTCATTGTGAAGATGTAGGATGTCTTCTTGAGAATAACCACTGTGTGACAACCGTTCACGCGGAGGCAAATGCAATTCTGCAGGCTGCCTTTAATGGTGTATCGATTAAAGATGCCGATATCTACTCCACATCACAACCATGCTGGAACTGCTTTAAGCTGATCGTAAATTCAGGTATTCGAAGAGTGTTTTATATGGATGCATATGCCGATGAACGGACGTTTCGTTTTGCGGAAGCCTCCGGTATTTCCCTCATTCACCTCCCGGAGACTCCGGATTCATGA
- a CDS encoding OmpA family protein, giving the protein MRIRIALLLIVAVAMVGCATKTYVQQEVSKLNQDVSTRVDGVEKSVEKNQAEIDQLEQKTTILDQKTAQASQTAQDALDRAQDAHRLAQGKLLYEVTLSDDNVHFKSNSSELSLEAMAALEAFAVTLKNENKNVFIEIQGHTDSVGSEEHNYELGLGRAEAVLRYLHIDQGIPLNRMQMISYGEEKPVADNDTPEGRSQNRRVVLVVME; this is encoded by the coding sequence ATGCGGATTCGTATTGCATTGTTGTTGATCGTCGCCGTGGCGATGGTTGGATGCGCCACCAAAACCTACGTTCAACAGGAAGTGTCCAAGTTGAACCAGGACGTTTCGACCCGGGTGGATGGTGTAGAGAAGAGTGTTGAGAAGAACCAGGCGGAGATCGATCAGCTCGAACAGAAGACCACGATCCTCGACCAGAAGACCGCTCAGGCAAGCCAAACCGCCCAGGATGCGCTGGATCGTGCCCAGGATGCTCATCGTCTGGCCCAGGGTAAACTTCTCTATGAAGTCACCCTTTCCGATGATAATGTCCATTTCAAGAGCAACTCTTCCGAACTCAGCCTGGAGGCCATGGCCGCGCTTGAAGCCTTTGCTGTAACCCTGAAGAATGAAAACAAAAATGTCTTTATTGAAATCCAGGGTCACACGGACTCAGTTGGATCTGAGGAGCACAATTATGAGCTGGGTCTCGGGAGGGCTGAAGCCGTGTTGCGGTATCTCCACATCGATCAGGGGATTCCACTGAATCGAATGCAGATGATTTCGTATGGAGAAGAAAAACCTGTTGCCGATAACGATACACCAGAGGGTAGATCTCAGAACCGTAGAGTGGTTCTGGTTGTTATGGAGTAG
- a CDS encoding septum formation initiator family protein: MQEQPGKSRALSLGLFVLLLFVVGLYILHSNVSLRHLLDLKDRKDSLQSETAELIKDIHKIQSDIEALKDDPEVAERLVRDNLGYARKDEKVVWLQADEVKPVTENSNP, encoded by the coding sequence ATGCAGGAACAGCCTGGTAAATCAAGAGCCCTCTCACTGGGGCTTTTCGTTCTGCTTCTCTTTGTTGTCGGATTGTATATCCTGCACTCCAATGTTTCGTTGCGTCATCTCCTTGATCTGAAGGACCGGAAAGACTCTCTCCAATCAGAGACGGCAGAACTGATTAAGGATATCCACAAAATTCAATCGGATATCGAAGCCCTGAAAGATGATCCTGAAGTGGCCGAACGACTGGTTCGTGACAACCTCGGATATGCAAGAAAAGATGAAAAGGTGGTCTGGCTCCAGGCCGACGAAGTTAAACCTGTAACCGAAAACTCCAACCCCTGA